From Mercenaria mercenaria strain notata chromosome 17, MADL_Memer_1, whole genome shotgun sequence, the proteins below share one genomic window:
- the LOC123549348 gene encoding uncharacterized protein LOC123549348, with the protein MQVDADLSIPPVRSRSTSPVRELLNVDLSIPPVRSRSISPVHELLNATYVIRDSADSSMPEMDLQSSFIEDRSFDDGRSFSQPAPQLDESLRDRSLDDSIPDDAPVTFNVVEGGTKRGGQKLVSSDGYTYTRRNVKEGRVYWTCSIRNRNFKCMASVKQYGDLFTPSLNGHQHPAVPGALKKVTIAAKVKQVARENVFRPAGEIVETVMKDLISAEEFALPKPDLLIRAANLHRQNLRPTDPTTVDFEINPTFIGPDFVADDIRVDDQRHIFLATTPQLQQLKQARRWFLDGTFKLVKRPFYQLMSVHAFVRKGEDAKQVPLAYVLMSRRTKQDYIAVLTSLRSKLERPQVEWFMLDFEAAAWQALREVFPGCVLKGCVFHWSQRVYRKIQSEVLATAYLKKEDKYRYLRKLLSLPYLPSEQIPSAFHQLKQQALEVGGPILHVTQYVQGTWIEGSMWQPNHWSVFRETVRTNNDVEGWHRRINTRAGRADLEFYLLVPLLRREAKTVDLQIRLVSALLLTRLHRARYARLHGALFDAWDKYEDGELTTTQLLRRCSNIAGLGPSTGSTNSAVQEDV; encoded by the exons ATGCAG gtcGACGCCGATCTCAGCATCCCACCTGTCCGCAGCAGATCAACATCCCCAGTCCGTGAACTGCTCAATGTCGATCTCAGCATCCCACCTGTTCGCAGCAGATCAATATCCCCAGTCCATGAACTGCTCAATGCTACTTACGTTATTCGAGACAGCGCAGACTCTTCCATGCCGGAGATGGATCTACAAAGTAGCTTCATCGAAGACAG GTCCTTCGATGACGGCAGATCCTTCAGTCAACCGGCACCACAACTGGATGAATCCTTAAGAGATCGCTCCCTTGACGATTCAATTCCAGATGACGCCCCAGTTACCTTCAACGTAGTGGAAGGTGGTACCAAACGCGGGGGACAGAAACTGGTCAGTAGTGATGGTTATACATACACACGAAGG aatgTTAAAGAGGGTCGCGTATACTGGACATGCAGTATACGCAACAGGAACTTCAAGTGTATGGCAAGTGTGAAGCAGTACGGGGACTTATTCACACCCAGTCTGAATGGACACCAGCATCCCGCTGTGCCTGGCGCTCTGAAGAAGGTGACGATAGCAGCGAAG GTGAAGCAAGTTGCTCGGGAAAATGTTTTCCGGCCTGCCGGTGAAATTGTGGAGACCGTGATGAAGGATCTGATTTCGGCAGAAGAATTCGCTCTACCGAAACCAGATCTTCTTATCAGGGCCGCCAATCTTCATCGGCAGAATCTCCGACCAACGGACCCAACTACGGTGGATTTCGAGATCAATCCCACTTTCATCGGACCAGACTTCGTTGCGGACGACATCCGGGTAGACGACCAGAGGCACATATTTCTTGCCACAACACCTCAGTTACAGCAGCTTAAACAGGCCAGGCGGTGGTTCTTGGATGGCACCTTCAAACTGGTGAAACGCCCGTTTTACCAGTTAATGTCTGTCCACGCGTTCGTCCGAAAGGGTGAAGATGCCAAACAAGTACCACTCGCCTACGTACTGATGTCACGGAGAACAAAGCAGGATTATATTGCG gtgcTGACCAGTCTACGTAGTAAGCTGGAACGCCCGCAGGTTGAATGGTTCATGCTGGACTTTGAAGCTG ctgCCTGGCAGGCATTAAGGGAAGTTTTTCCGGGGTGTGTTCTGAAGGGATGTGTGTTCCATTGGAGTCAGCGGGTTTACCGTAAAATCCAGTCCGAGGTTCTCGCCACTGCCTACCTGAAAAAAGAAGACAAGTACAGGTACTTACGGAAACTGCTGAGTCTGCCATACCTCCCTTCAGAGCAAATTCCATCGGCTTTCCACCAGTTGAAGCAGCAAGCTTTAGAAGTCGGCGGCCCAATCCTGCACGTGACGCAGTATGTCCAGGGTACGTGGATAGAAGGAAGTATGTGGCAGCCGAACCACTGGAGTGTGTTCAGGGAGACGGTCAGGACAAACAACGACGTTGAAG gGTGGCATAGAAGAATCAACACCCGGGCTGGTCGGGCTGATTTGGAGTTCTACCTGCTTGTACCTTTGCTTCGCAGAGAGGCCAAGACGGTAGATCTCCAAATCAGGCTTGTATCAGCCCTTCTACTGACGAGGCTTCACAGAGCAAGATACGCCAGACTCCATGGGGCATTGTTTGACGCTTGGGACAAATACGAAGACGGTGAACTGACGACGACACAACTTCTACGTAGATGCAGCAACATCGCGGGGCTCGGACCTTCCACTGGATCTACCAACAGCGCGGTACAAGAAGATGTataa